The genomic segment GCCGTGGATCGCCGACCACTGCGGACGTTCCATCTCCTCGCCTCCCCCCGGGGCCGCGAGGGCGCCGACCAGGCGTCCTCTGGTTTCGACAATAGATGACGGTGGCGCGGTGCGGGGTTCAGCCCTCGCCCCCGCGGAGCAGATCAGCCACCCCGCCGGCCCGCTGTTGCGGGATGGGCGGGGGCACCGGTGGCGGGTCCGCCGCCGGCCGCGCCGGGTCCCGGGTCGGATCCACGGGTACGCCGGCCGCGTCGGACCGGGTCGCCGGATCGGGATCGGCTCCGTCCGCCGGGTCGGCGTCGGGTCCGGTCTGTCGGGCGGCCAGTGCGGCGGCGTGCGCCAGCAGCCCCGGCACCCGGTGGCCGGGCAGCGATATCGCGATCGGCGAGGCCGGGTTCACGACGAGCCGGAAGCCGGCGTCGGGCCACTGCCGCAGCACCTCGACCAGGTCGAGGGTGACCGTCGGCAGGTCCAGGCCGCGCCCGGCGAAGAAGTCGGCGTACCGCTGCGGCGAGGTGAACACCGGGATGGTCGCCACCCCGTCCACATCCACCGCCTGGGTCGGGACGGTCACCCGCGCCGTCACCAGCAGGTCGAGCAGCACCTCACCGTCGAGCGCGGCGAGCGCGTCGCGCAGCAGCCGCTCCAGTTCGGTGGCGGGGGTGAAGCCGGCCAGTTCGGTCGCGTCCGGCAGCAGTGCCGCGAGGTCGTCCGGTGCCACCAGCACCCCGATCGGGGTCACCGGGTTGACCGCCAGCCCCCACCCGGCCGGGGTGGTCCGGGCCAGCTCCGCGAGGCTGGTCGCCCGCCAGCCGTCGGCGGTGACGGTCCGGTGCAGGCCCTCGGGCGAGGTGAACACCGGCAGGTACGGCACGCCGTCGCGGTCGCGGGTGAGTAGCCGCTGCCGTCCGGTGTCCGCCGGCTCACCGCCGTCCTGGAAGCCGGGTAGGTAGAGCGGGACGCCGGCCAGGATGCCCAGCAGCTCGGCCAGGTCGCTGTTGTCGGCGGCGGCACGCAGCCGACGCTCCACCTCGTTCGCCGGTGTCCAGGGCGCCGCCCCGGAATCCTCGCTCATCGGCGCCGTCATCGGGCCTCGAAGAGTGCCGCGAGGGCGTCCCGGCCGACCCGGTCCGGTGGTTGCCAGGGCGCCTTCATCCGGGCCGGCAGACCTGCGCCGATCTGGTCGTCGCGCAGCTCGCGGAGCTGGCCCTGGTCGACCTGGTGCTGGGCCATCGCGCGCAGCGTCCGTGGCGGCTCGACCAGCCGCGCGCAGAGGTCCTCGACACTGTCCGCGCACCGGGTCAGGAGGTTCGCGCAGATGTGGTCGGCGTCGAGGTCGTCCCGGTCGCGCGGGTCGTCGTCGTCGAGGTACCAGACCGAGTCGAGGTCACCGCCGGCGATCCGCACGGCGAGCAGCCCGCCCTGCACGTATCCGATCGGCAGGAAGTCGACGGTCAGCCGGTCGCGTAGCCAGTCGACCAGGTAGGAGAGGTCCTGGTGCCGGTCGGTGCGGGCGATCCCGAACAGCTGCTGGTCGGCGAGGAACCCGTGACCGGGCAGCACGGCCGGGCCCGCGGGTCCGGCACCGTTCGTGGCGGCCAGAAATCGCCGGTACGCCACCGGCAGCGGCCGGCCAAGCGCCTGCTCCAGCAGGGTGAGCAGTTCCTCCGGTACGGCTTCGGCACCGGCCAGTGGCACCGCCGCCGCCGGCTCGTCGGATCGGACCCCCGAGCCAGCCACCGCCACGGTGCTGAGTCCACCACCGTGCCGGAAGGCGCCGTGCAGTTCGATCGGGACCAGCGCGATCTCGCGGGTCATCGCCACGTGCGCCCAGCACCAGCCGGCCGGCGTCGACACCGCCGGCTCGGCCAATGACCGAGGGCCAGCCGGATCGGCCGCGGGTGGTGGCGCGGCCGGTGCTGGGCGGGCGGGCCAGAGTGGGTCGCCGTCGGGTTCGGCGGCGGCCCGGGCCATCGTCAGGTTCGCGGCCAGCACGTCGACCACCCGTACCTCGTGCCGGGTCAGCCCGGGCGGCGGTGGGGGCAGCTCCAGGACCGCTCGGGCGCAGAGCGGCCAGTCCGGGTAGCCGTGCGGGGTGATCAGCACGCCCTGCCGGTAGCGGACCCGCAGCACCGGCGAGCCGGGGTGGATGACGCTCAGCGCGTACCTGGCTCCGGGCGGTCCGGCCGGCGCGGTGCCGGTCATGGTGCCAGGCGGGCGAATGTCCCGGCCGCGACCCGGGCGAGCCGTTCCGGGGTGTCGTCGGGCAGCTTGTCGGCGTCCCGGATGACCCGTATCTGGATCTGGAGCATGAGATTGCCGTGCTGGCTGTTGAGTTCCATGGCGCGTTCGTCGCCGAACCAGAAGGCGGCCGTTCCGGCGCCGGCGATGTCGGTGGGCTGGCTGCGTGCCTTGCGCCGCGCGGTGTCGAAGTACTCCCTGGCCCAGCGCCCGTCTGGAAACAGCTCCGCGTCGAGGGTGAAGGCGACCAGGGACCGTGCCGAGGAGTGGGAGACAGCGCAGAGCCGGGCGCTATCGGCCAGTGGGGTATCGGCCGTCGGGTAGATCTCGGCGATCGGGGTCAGGTCGGCCCGCCGGCAGAGCGAGCCGGTCATCACGTAGGTCGGGCCCTGGTCGGCGGGGGTGGTGGCGGGTGCGGTCGTGCTCGGCGGCAACGGTGGCAGGGTCAGCACCGGGCCGGAGTCCGGGTCGCCGGCCGGGTCGCCGCCGCCGCACGCCGCCGCCGTGAGCAGCGCGGCAACGGCGAGCACGGCCACTGACAACCGGACGGCCGGTCGGGCGGCGCGCGGGGCGGGACGGCCGGTCACGCGCCGAGGGTGGGCTTCGGCTCGGCCGCGGGAGTCGTCGGACGGGCGCCGTCCAACACGCCGCCGCCCGGGGTCTCGACGGTCCACGCGCCCTCCTTGTCGAGAATCTTGCGGATCTTCTCGAATTCGCGGTCCGTGCTGCTGACCTCGGGCTGCTCCGGGGCGATCTTGCGGGAGGTGATCTCGCCGGGCTGGCTGCCGAACGCGGCCTTCCGCAGCCCGCGCAACACGCCGGCGGATTCGGTCGGCACCCGTTGGCCCGGTGCCGGTCGGGCGGGACGCCCGACGATCGGGGTGGTGCGCCGCGGCGGCGGGGCCAGCGGATTGGCCGGCGCGTTCGGGTCGCTGGTCGGCACCGCGGGCCGGATGGGCGGGATCGCGCGGGTGTCCTTCGGGCGCGGTCGGCCGAGCACCGGCGGCGCCGCGTCCGGCCGGAACGCCGACGAGCCTGGACCGCGCGAACCTCCGCCGGGGCCGTGGGTGGTCGGGTCGCCGCGGCGGGGGCCGCCCGGCCGGGGGGTGGGCGGCGTCGCCCGTGGGTTGCGCAGCACCGGCGAGGACGGCGCCGCCGGCGGCGAGCCGAACTGGTTTCCGCCGGTGCGGGCGGTCGGGACGGCCGGGGTCTGGGTCTCCGGGCCGCGCCGGTTGCCCTGCGGGTTGGCCGGCGCGGCGGGTGCGCCCTCGGCCGGTCCGCGGCGCCGGATCTGCGGCGGGGGCGGCGGCTGGCCCGCCCGGGACTGCGGCATCGACGGGGGCAGACCCTCCCCGGTCGGCGTCACACCGGCACGCAACACGCCGGGCGTCCCGCCGGTGGGCAGGTTGCTCAGCAGGCCCTTGCCGGGCAGCGCCGGCAGGCCGCCGGGACGCAGCGCGGGCGAGGTGGACGGCAGGCCGCCGGGCAGTGTCCTCGGCAGCACCGGGGGCAGCACCGGCGGGGCGACCGGCGGCGCCGTGACGTTGGGCGCGGTGATGTCCGGACCGGTCAGATTCGCACCGGAGCCGTCGGGTGCGGTGAGTTCGGGTACGACGTTCGGCGCGGTGATGTTCGGTCCGGTCAGGTTCGCGTTCGAGAGATCGGGGGCGTCGATGTCCGGGGCGGCGGTGGGCGCGGTGATGTTCGGCCGGTTGATGTTCGGGGTCAACCGGGGTGGCGAGATGTTCGGCACGCCCAGGCCGTCGAGCTTGTGCCGGGCGATGAACTCGGGGTTCGGCCGGACGGCGTCGCTCGGGCCCTCGTAGACGGTGGCCCGACCGCCGGCGAAGTCCTCGTTCATCACCGACCAGTAGTCGCGGGCCATGCCGAACTGGACCTTCTGCGCCTCCCAGTTCCAGGCGAGCTGGTTGTCCCGCATGAACGTGACGTACTGGTCGGCACCGGGGGTGCCGGGAACCAGGTCGTCGACCGACTGGTAGCCCTTGTTCTCCAGGTATCGCGTGCTGGCGTCCACCATGCCCTGCGTGTAGCGATCCCAGAGCTGGGACATCTCCCGCTGCCGGTTCTCGATGACGGCGGCGAGCGAGAGCGTGCCCATCCAGTTGGTGACGGCCGCATCCTCCCAGGCGTCGATCGACAGCAGCGTCGCGCCGGGGCCCCGGGCCAGGAAGGCGTCGGCTCCCTGGCCGGTCCACCCGCCGTTGCCGCCGCTGCCGTCCTTGAGCTTGGACGCCGCGTCGTAGACCCGGGTGCGCAGGTCGTCGAGGACCTGGTTCACCTCGTACCAGCGGTCGGCTAGCTGGCGGACCACGGTGGCGTCCTGCCCCATGATCCGCTTGTAGATCTTCTCGATGCTGTCCTGGTAGAAGGCCTGCTTCTCCTCGTCCGAGGAGAGCACCCGACCCTCCTCGGTGTCCCAGTTGGTGGTCGGCTCGATGTAGTCACCGCTGGGCGGGGCGGGGTAGTAGCGGATGTCCTCGCCCATCCGGTTGGCGAGCCGCCGGTTATCCATGAGCTGCTGGTTCTGCGCCGTCGAGTAGCCGAAGTACTCCTCTTCGCCCGGCATGGCCCGTCCCCTCAGTACCCGACGCCGTAGCTGCGGACCGTGTGCTCCTGGCCGTGCGAGTCGAGCTGCTCGACGGCGTCCTCGACGGGTCCCTGCGGCCCGCTGTCGCGGTGCTGGTCACGTTGGATGGTGGTGGTGCTGGTGACCGGCTCGCCCTGCTGACCGTCGGTGGTGGTGCGGGTCTCGTTCGTCACCGTGATGGTGCCGTCGGGGTTGTCCACCGTGGTGGTGGTCGAGGTGCTGCCGTTCTGGTCGTCACCGCGACTGGTCGTGGTGGTGTTGACGTTCGAGCTGCCGCGGACCGAGTAGCTGCGGTCGGTCACCTGGGAGAGCACCTGGCCGTTGGCGCCGTAGACCGTGGTGGTGAGGACCTGGGAGTCGCTGGTCCAGCTCGACACGCCCGGCTCGGTCCTGCTCTGCACCACCCGGTAGGAGCCGTCGGAGTAGTGGTAGTAGGTGAGGCCGGCGGCCGGCGAGTAGGAGTAGCTGACCGGGACGCCGTCGCCCATCGCCGCCATGGCGTTGCTGCCGGTCGCCTCCGCCATCCGCTGCTCGTACTCCGACCAGGTCTCCGCGTTGCGGAAATTGCCCGGTGGGCGGGCGCCGGGGTCGGAGAAGACGAAGCCGATGTCGTTCACGCTCGCCGCGTTCTCGGAGTCGGAGTTCTCGTAGAGTTCGGCGACCACCGCGGCAGCCGAGCCGATGTTGCGCACGCCCTCGGTGACGTCGGCGGTGAAGTGTTGGAAGTCGCTGAGCCGGTGGTTGAGGAACCGGGCGGCCTGCAGTCCTTCGGGGAAGGCTTCGCCGTCGTCGGAGGTGGCCAGACCGGTGGTGATCAGCATGTTCATCTGCGACATGGCGGTGTTGGCCGCGCCGGCCGCCTGCGCGGAGAGCATCGTCATCTCTTCGTAGTAGCTGACCAGGTCGGTGACCTCGACGTTGACCTTGTCACCGAACGACTGGTAGTCCGACTGCGTACCGCCGCCGGTGTCCTCGTCTGGTAACCCCACTGTGCCTCCCCCGATCAGACTGCCGCGCACCCGGCCGATCCGTCTCGGACGCGCACCTTACAGCGTATTACCCGGCGGCCACGAAGGGCAGCCGACGGTCCCGGCGGAGAGACGCGTTCGTTCCCGCCGGGACCGTCGGCCGATGCCGACCGGCCTGGTTCAGAAGTTGGCCGAGATCCGGTTGTCCACTTCCTGCATCCGCTCGGCGGAGGCGCCGAGCTTCATGCCGAGCCGGGCGAGCGCCTCCTTGATCTCGGTGGCGCCCTGGTTCCACTGGGCCTGGGCCTGGTCGCACGCCTGGCCGGCGGCACCGGACCAGTCGTTGGCGAACATCTGCTGGAAGGCCTGGTAGAGCTCGCCCAGCTCGACGTCCAGGTTTCCCTGGTAGGTGCCGATCGCGGTCGCGACGTCGCCGATCGCGCCGAAGTTGTAGGTAATGCTCATCGCTTAGTCACCTCTCGACTGTCTCAACCACCAGTTGGGGACGCTGTCGTCAGCCGCGCAGGGCGCTGATGACGGCGCTGTTGCCGGTCCCCTCCGCGGCGGCCCGGATCTCCGCGGCCGCGTCCTCGTCCTGAACGCCGAACTGCGTCGAAGCGTCGCTGATCTTGCCGGACAGGCCGTCCAACGCATTCAGGATCTTCGTCAGACCCTCGTTGAGGTCACCCGAGACCATCTGCAGCGCGTTGTTGGCCGAGCCGGCCATGCCGGTACCGCTCAACGACGTGATGCGGTCGAGCAGTTGTGCCATCCCCGTCGCGAGCCGCTCGCCGGTGTCCTGGCACCGTTGCGCCATCGCATTGAGCTGCTCCTGGGTGGCGTGTACCTGTCCAACGCCTGGAGTATCCGTCAAGGTGGATTCACCCCGCTCCTCTGTTACGCCCCCCGCCCAGGGGAGCCTCCCCTTGGGTCGCATGAAAGCTCATGCGCCGTGTCTCGCGACCCGAAGGTAGCGTCTATTGTCCACTCGGGCCACCCGGTCCAGACCGGATGCCTGCTTTGCTCGCAAATGCCGCTTGGCTCGTTCCTCAATGGCTGTCCGAACAGCGTGCCGCGCGGGCGTACAGATAACGCTGCTGCGGCAGGCTGGTCGTCGACCCGGCGGCCGTCAGGTAGCACTCGCGCGCCGCCGCCCGGTCGCCGGCGAGCTCCAGCAGGTGGCCGCGGACCGCGGCCAGTCGGTGCCCGGCGGCGAGCCGGCCGTCCGCCCCGAGCCCGTCGAGCCGGGCGAGCCCGGCCGCCGGCCCGCGGACCATGGCCACCGCGACCGCGTGGTTCAGGGCCACCACCGGGTTGTCGGCGAACCGCAGCAGCACCTCGTAGAGCGCCAGGATCTGCGGCCAGTCGGTGTCGGACCAGGTCGGCGCCTCGTCGTGGAGCGCGGCGATGGCCGCCTGGATCTGGTACGGACCGGTCGGCCCTCGCGGCAACGCCGTGCTGATCAGGGCCACTCCCTCGGCGATCTGGTCGGCGTCCCAGCGGCTCCGGTCCTGCTCGGCCATCGGGATCAGCGCGCCGTCCGGGCCGGTGCGCGCGGCGCGGCGGGCGTCGGTCAGCAGCATCAACGCGAGCAGCCCGGCCACCTCCGCGTCCGCCGGCAGCAGCCGGTGCAGCAGGCGGGCCAGCCGGATGGCCTCGGTCGACAGTTCGACGCGCTGCAGTCGCGGCCCGGACGTGCTGGCGTACCCCTCGTTGAAGATCAGGTAGAGCACGTGCAGCACGGCGCCGAGCCGGTCCGACCACTGGGCGGCCGGCGGCGCCCGGAACCCGATGCCGCTGTCGGTGATCCGTTGCTTGGCCCGGGTGATCCGCCGGGCCATCGTCGCCTCCGGCACCAGAAACGCGCGGGCCACCTCGCCGGTCGTCAGGCCGCCCACCGCGCGCAGGGTGAGCGCGATCTGGGCGGCCGGCTGGAGAGCGGGATGGCAGCACATGAAGAGCAGCAGGAGGGTGTCGTCGGCGTCGGGCGGCGGCCGGTCGGCCGGCGGCGCGAGCCACTCGTCGGGCAGCACCCGGCGGGCGACGGTCTCCTCCCGTCGGCGCCGGGCCTGTTCGGCCCGGAGCAGGTCGGTCAGCCGGCGGGCGGCGACCGTGATCAACCAGGCCCGCGGGTTGTCCGGTACGCCGTCGACCGGCCACCCGGTGGCGGCCGCGATCAGCGCCTCCTGGGTGGCGTCCTCGGCCGCGTCGAAGTGGCCGTACCGGCGGACCACCGCGCCGAGGACCTGCGGCGCCAAGCCGCGCAGCAGGTCCTCGACGTCGGAGTTCGGCACGACGGGTCAGACCGACAACTCGTCGACGCCCTCGACGACCGGCCGCACGTCCACGTACCACTGCTGGCTCAGCGCGGCGGCGTGCGCCGGATACGGGGTCTGGGCCAGCTTCGCGGCGATCTCGGTGGCCCGGTCGAAGCTGGCGCACTCGACGATGGTGTAGCCGGCGAGCACCTCCTGGGTCTCCGGGTACGGCCCGTCGGTGACCACCGGCACGCCGTCGCGCACCTGGATCCGGCGGGTGTGCACCGGCGCGGCCAGACCCCGGGCGTCGACGAACTCGCCGGACTCGACCAGCTCGTTGTTCCAGTTGGCCATGAATCCGTGCATCGCCGCGAGCTCCTCGGGTGACCAGCTGGGGGCGTCGGTGGGCTTGCCGGACAGCAGGTCGTAGTCGCGCTGCGAGCCGGCCATCATGATCATGTATTTCACGGTCGCTCCTCTTCGTCGGCCCTCCTGCGGGGCCGTGCACAGAAGATGTCGGTGCCGCCGCCGCGGGCCGGACACCCGGCTCCCAGAGTTTGCCACCGGCATCCCGCGGCCACCGGCACTTGACCCGATCGTGATGATCCACATAGATTGGGGTGATTGCGGGGTCCGGGCAGCCTTGCCGATCGACGCTGCGAACGGTCGGGACGTCAAGCCTGAGATCGTCGTGCGCCGGGGACCAGCGGTTCCCGGTGGCCCCCTGAGGAGTGCCCAGCAATGCCCGCACCGACCCGCCCGAGCCCCGACCCGCAGCGTCCCCCTGCCCGCCGTCCCCGTGGCGGGTCCGGCCCGGTCCGCCACCGCCTGGTGGAGCGGCTGGACCGGTACGGCCGCACCCTGGTCGGCGTCACGATCGTCGCGCTGCTGCTGGTGGCCATGACGTTGGCCGCGTCGATGTTCGGGCTGATCGGCCCTTCCAGCGGCGGTGGCGGGCGGGCCACCGCCGGGGTGACGCCGTACCGGGATCCCACCCGGCCGGTTCCCGAGCGGGTGGCCGATCTGCTGACCCGGATGTCGCCGGCCGAGAAGGTCGGGCAGCTGGTCCAGGTGGACCACGGCGCGCTGGCCGACGCCACCGACCTGGGCACGTACCGGATCGGCTCGGTCCGCGCCGACGGCGGCTGGGCGCCGGCCGACAACACCGCCGCCGGCTGGGCCCAGGCGTACGCCGAGGTGCAGCGCGTCGCGACCGGAACGCCGCTCGGGATTCCGCTGATCTACGGTGTCGACGCGACCCACGGACACAGCGTGGTACGCGACGCCACCATCTTCCCGCACAACATCGGCGTGGGCGCCAG from the Solwaraspora sp. WMMD1047 genome contains:
- a CDS encoding DUF6596 domain-containing protein, which translates into the protein MPNSDVEDLLRGLAPQVLGAVVRRYGHFDAAEDATQEALIAAATGWPVDGVPDNPRAWLITVAARRLTDLLRAEQARRRREETVARRVLPDEWLAPPADRPPPDADDTLLLLFMCCHPALQPAAQIALTLRAVGGLTTGEVARAFLVPEATMARRITRAKQRITDSGIGFRAPPAAQWSDRLGAVLHVLYLIFNEGYASTSGPRLQRVELSTEAIRLARLLHRLLPADAEVAGLLALMLLTDARRAARTGPDGALIPMAEQDRSRWDADQIAEGVALISTALPRGPTGPYQIQAAIAALHDEAPTWSDTDWPQILALYEVLLRFADNPVVALNHAVAVAMVRGPAAGLARLDGLGADGRLAAGHRLAAVRGHLLELAGDRAAARECYLTAAGSTTSLPQQRYLYARAARCSDSH
- a CDS encoding SseB family protein, producing MSEDSGAAPWTPANEVERRLRAAADNSDLAELLGILAGVPLYLPGFQDGGEPADTGRQRLLTRDRDGVPYLPVFTSPEGLHRTVTADGWRATSLAELARTTPAGWGLAVNPVTPIGVLVAPDDLAALLPDATELAGFTPATELERLLRDALAALDGEVLLDLLVTARVTVPTQAVDVDGVATIPVFTSPQRYADFFAGRGLDLPTVTLDLVEVLRQWPDAGFRLVVNPASPIAISLPGHRVPGLLAHAAALAARQTGPDADPADGADPDPATRSDAAGVPVDPTRDPARPAADPPPVPPPIPQQRAGGVADLLRGGEG
- a CDS encoding WXG100 family type VII secretion target; protein product: MSITYNFGAIGDVATAIGTYQGNLDVELGELYQAFQQMFANDWSGAAGQACDQAQAQWNQGATEIKEALARLGMKLGASAERMQEVDNRISANF
- a CDS encoding YciI family protein, encoding MIMMAGSQRDYDLLSGKPTDAPSWSPEELAAMHGFMANWNNELVESGEFVDARGLAAPVHTRRIQVRDGVPVVTDGPYPETQEVLAGYTIVECASFDRATEIAAKLAQTPYPAHAAALSQQWYVDVRPVVEGVDELSV
- a CDS encoding WXG100 family type VII secretion target → MTDTPGVGQVHATQEQLNAMAQRCQDTGERLATGMAQLLDRITSLSGTGMAGSANNALQMVSGDLNEGLTKILNALDGLSGKISDASTQFGVQDEDAAAEIRAAAEGTGNSAVISALRG
- a CDS encoding SMI1/KNR4 family protein — its product is MTGTAPAGPPGARYALSVIHPGSPVLRVRYRQGVLITPHGYPDWPLCARAVLELPPPPPGLTRHEVRVVDVLAANLTMARAAAEPDGDPLWPARPAPAAPPPAADPAGPRSLAEPAVSTPAGWCWAHVAMTREIALVPIELHGAFRHGGGLSTVAVAGSGVRSDEPAAAVPLAGAEAVPEELLTLLEQALGRPLPVAYRRFLAATNGAGPAGPAVLPGHGFLADQQLFGIARTDRHQDLSYLVDWLRDRLTVDFLPIGYVQGGLLAVRIAGGDLDSVWYLDDDDPRDRDDLDADHICANLLTRCADSVEDLCARLVEPPRTLRAMAQHQVDQGQLRELRDDQIGAGLPARMKAPWQPPDRVGRDALAALFEAR